In Colias croceus chromosome 26, ilColCroc2.1, one DNA window encodes the following:
- the LOC123703410 gene encoding uncharacterized protein LOC123703410 isoform X3 produces the protein MEVKTIQPTEANNIYLNNLGKIDKRIDHDDDSMFDLIQPSEVNHVSCTTTSCSCSHTKTEGLQSKYTNRRDSEVPSDKHAIKTTKRDVPKVDIKTTNKETLSMKTKYRPYNYEVNTPITPTDRIVEKYTEVISDYSDEKDNSPLEASDLLTNEQAPGPVKTNKTSNNKTPEKAKPERPQKVNKNKLVVAELIKLGSLGIKGLSQLAPVFEKMTGSFMKRQEVNQTTTSTTEKPVTKLTPYAADKRVDSEETKHGNFPIYIPVDEMETAESQASFSNVSFHKNYPWAFDHKHSKGHYIVPPKIVQESPLVNGGIPISPGEIIRANSDVIVGKPAVGGPLTLAASGIKFHNPVNRPPVDSYMADSEQYPVNEQYPLSLPQNKKKNVAHVDDSFDLRPPEPPKTYSKPFKNGLRPSPSPSYSNQNSGGKVMGPKDQSNKVNAGDVHKDHGRPVFLDYIPSLAKPSSTNIPLEHHIEFRPVEENRDGYEVMDSSPSSSEIVSSKIEATDEDISDSSDALNKPFLVDIQPSRVANVLIPHGSSTALVFAGSSEPHKTGDYIDDPLPYPEPGYFGSFSIDAPQMTNVHSVNPNKGQLLKKPNINSPSDHQYDNRNVQFNEKESETNNNIRLKWENNQRFNSKNIPPPMSIQESHVRIGPQITVYKPENYNGDFEKYKQNKKPLKSKDGKEIIDREYENYLAVPPPPLKQQYQDNHHSKNKPYNQRPIVHNKPVQDMKVFLNVQHPVPEQLPPKITSEIYFASQPHKNIQNPTFTVHVPKLSSANDAQNNNHVSYQPYRPNNFESNSFSVITSPNIANKSITTNINNDNTFSVTLNTATGVKSHGGSSHTIGTSITVPLSASEHNGEINANIPIGTNFAIRVEDDPSKYDTVALNGKRDPSLMIYDKTIKNNINNTSYKISSNEPNVTKNNVLVHKNNKDVIESAPPSINSHANFPMINDKIYKTNNKEKPVTEIIDDMESHEQRRPGKIISHIPTNSHGWYSSVLNEGNLKHINNIKVEGTTRKVIPLTYEFDKDRVQDFGLKITTVGKPPTDFLDTGARPSPNKFNIGRPFSKQKDSDKPASTFTIKPSYIPSIYVSNQPVYNIPIVDNSDEVRNKPTENVKPVYETSEEIFDGKEGIEESDEEMSGEVSSESMKIPIITSSSENNTVSKSTNEIVPPVNKDKVDLVKFNPGTQTEKPFRSTNKTTFHSNNMNPIFNNNPYMKPRPFTVNNAIPLDHQLQQPHWQINEMMENSTNASYEDSFELNTGEKMNDKHLNKSMGSVNETNVHIYEKQNDSNIITSTIHIKDKKPLLIKIPDRSTLPTFTINTDDVNNATVSDIIDLSPPPQRTDYNVRPLQHNDLIMGMSPPPPATVSINRHPTRAPQTARPVPVRTPPPYRNVPPRTLPPRPNAQRPVKKPAILNDDVSTYRPTNDMFNKYKRPYFNRDQPSSTLLPPPRELPTAVPSFNSEPAATLAASSVSNVIFPTPTSSGWLTSSGVEFSSSFKFNPTSVQYPEIITSSKSDSDLISSDTSAENSYSYEDESSQSKYDSSENPVTEKRYPNAPSDDEPMTQSSEVNNNTANNSSSYESSQEDSTTDKIKITSIMGSRNRTRKPYPIRSDDRKTNKYKPSSKSSVIAPTRTLSRPEVLYPTRQVSIKKIIRPGVSRYPNTQQFHMIESSEAPLEEDFIKPTQSLNMFDDKSSVIPEITATIQKTVTSTLTINKNPEPTHVEVLHHAGNEIRISDEIVPTKTEFKTTVVTLTKTLSEPPKTISSVGYVNLTHTLTVTHTKTSLVSQSEGAVTQTLVLTNTHTSTVVDVITEIYTQVQPTTIIETVTKHIPIPQVEATPVQEITSTKVSLDDISMSSEEKENFIIKDSDATENIQKIETEEDKDNESFFVVMNKSQNGGKSPPISTDIETGDFDGITRNEQVNSNGVSQVLFGEILLAGTPYLETTNIGHAGIGFGKECQPDCKASRNERCQRIDGMMKCVCRPGFARMFPDRPCKPTYTYSVSLVLASQGNKRLKFHPNLADNSTKEYHNLAIATHEGINRMVMQSDLRDVFHGVHITGFHPIEMKAKNKEVYQGVVNDFYVQLSDNAHEYRLKEVIEKYLRNNNYSLGGTEVHAAADLIDRLNVSDFDECLSSQFHDCSEHAKCFNLRGTYTCSCLEGFADLSVNTLYPGRICSSEAVGCDTCNYHGTCFDRESAVICECFKWYAGRTCQINLKAVLITVTVSGLLIVAAATIYASRRCCAPRSPATQTFVIGCMQGMPGLHQGNMPKQRADRRALIAERETAETCSVQNASLPYIPTKQRSRASNKIAMSEPPAHSPPPPPAPAVLIPRARLHPHSDSRDNLSRKKSLEACAEAKLISYLESGATNVTEEMRRKHSLESSYSANKDRHNKQGALVSAGFKVSTTVRPEDGMKEDDASSINKTDVDGQLSRFDTLRKSYCQDDNMSEWTDAERRLGELTLSEARSVGGTLPASTGRAASSTRLTHQEVNTMAERDLGSTFLLPHVHLYKPDPTSDVSEFDSL, from the exons ATGGAAGTGAAAACAATACAACCAACAgaagcaaataatatttacctgAATAATCTTGGAAAAATCGATAAACGTATAGATCATGACGATGATAGTATGTTTGATTTGATACAACCATCAGAAGTCAATCATGTTTCTTGTACTACAACTTCGTGTTCTTGTAGTCATACTAAAACTGAAGGTCTACAatcaaaatacacaaatagGAGAGACTCAGAAGTACCGTCTGACAAGCATGCAATAAAAACGACGAAAAGAGATGTGCCTAAAGTTGATATTAAAACCACAAACAAGGAAACTCTAtctatgaaaacaaaatatcgaCCGTACAACTATGAAGTAAATACTCCAATTACACCGACTGATAGAATAGTGGAAAAATATACAGAGGTAATAAGTGATTATTCAGATGAAAAAGATAATAGTCCTTTAGAAGCAAGTGATCTTCTGACGAATGAACAAGCCCCAGGTCCAGTAAAAACTAACAAaacttcaaataataaaactccAGAAAAAGCAAAGCCGGAAAGGCCTCagaaagtaaacaaaaacaaactggTTGTTGCTGAACTAATAAAACTAGGTTCTTTAGGTATCAAAGGATTATCACAACTAGCTCCTGTTTTTGAAAAGATGACAGGTAGTTTTATGAAACGACAAGAGGTAAATCAGACTACAACTTCAACAACAGAAAAGCCGGTTACCAAATTAACTCCATACGCTGCAGACAAAAGAGTTGATAGTGAAGAAACAAAACATGGAAACTTTCCAATTTATATACCAGTCGACGAAATGGAAACCGCAGAATCACAGGCATCATTCAGTAATGTATCATTTCACAAAAACTATCCATGGGCTTTTGACCACAAACATTCAAAAGGTCATTATATCGTTCCACCCAAAATTGTTCAAGAAAGTCCTTTAGTGAATGGTGGAATACCTATAAGTCCCGGTGAAATAATTCGCGCAAATTCCGATGTAATCGTTGGGAAACCTGCTGTTGGAGGGCCGTTAACATTAGCTGCCAGCGGAATAAAGTTCCATAACCCCGTAAACCGACCTCCTGTGGATAGTTATATGGCTGATAGTGAACAATATCCTGTTAATGAACAATACCCTCTCAGTCTTCCGCAGAATAAGAAGAAAAACGTAGCACATGTAGACGATTCATTTGATTTGAGGCCTCCTGAACCACCTAAAACATATTCGAAACCATTCAAAAATGGATTAAGGCCTTCACCCTCTCCGTCCTATTCAAATCAAAATTCCGGTGGCAAAGTGATGGGCCCCAAGGATCAATCTAATAAAGTAAATGCCGGTGATGTTCACAAAGATCATGGGCGACCAgtatttttagattatattccaTCGTTGGCTAAGCCATCAAGCACTAATATACCTCTAGAACATCATATTGAATTCCGACCGGTTGAAGAAAATCGCGATGGATACGAAGTTATGGACAGCAGTCCAAGTTCTTCTGAAATAGTTAGCAGCAAAATTGAAGCCACCGATGAAGATATATCTGATTCTTCAGATGCTCTTAACAAGCCTTTCTTAGTCGATATTCAACCGTCGAGGGTTGCTAATGTATTAATTCCACATGGAAGTTCAACCGCGCTGGTTTTCGCTGGATCTTCTGAACCTCATAAAACTGGTGATTATATAGACGATCCTTTGCCATATCCTGAACCAGGATACTTTGGAAGTTTTAGTATTGATGCACCACAAATGACAAACGTACATAGCGTAAATCCTAACAAAGGccaattattgaaaaaacctAATATAAATTCACCTTCAGATCATCAATATGATAACCGAAATGTACAATTCAATGAAAAGGAATccgaaacaaataataatattagattgAAATGGGAAAATAATCAACGTTTTAATTCCAAAAACATACCTCCACCCATGAGTATACAGGAGTCACACGTAAGAATTGGACCACAAATTACTGTATATAAACCAGAGAATTATAACGGAGACTTTGAGAagtacaaacaaaataaaaaaccgtTAAAATCTAAGGATGGTAAGGAAATAATCGATCGAGAGTACGAAAACTACTTAGCAGTTCCTCCTCCACCTCTAAAACAACAATACCAGGATAATCATCACtctaaaaataaaccttaTAACCAAAGACCGATAGTTCACAATAAGCCAGTTCAAGATATGAAAGTATTTTTGAACGTACAACATCCGGTTCCAGAACAATTACCTCCTAAGATTACGtctgaaatatattttgcgTCACAAcctcataaaaatattcaaaatccTACTTTTACTGTTCACGTACCCAAACTATCATCTGCAAATGATGcgcaaaataataatcatgtaAGTTACCAACCATATAGGCCAAACAATTTTGAAAGCAATTCCTTTTCGGTTATTACATCACCGAACATTGCAAATAAATCTATCactactaatattaataatgacaATACATTCAGTGTCACACTAAATACTGCCACTGGGGTAAAAAGTCATGGAGGTTCTAGTCATACCATCGGCACAAGTATAACGGTACCTTTAAGTGCATCTGAGCACAACGGCGAAATAAATGCTAACATTCCAATTGGTACCAATTTTGCAATTAGAGTTGAAGATGATCCTTCTAAATATGATACTGTTGCTTTGAACGGTAAACGAGATCCCAGTTTAATGATATATgacaaaactattaaaaacaatattaacaatacttcttataaaatatcttcGAATGAACCTAATGTAACGAAAAATAATGTTCTTgtacataaaaacaataaagatGTGATTGAATCAGCACCACCTTCTATTAATAGCCACGCTAATTTCCCaatgataaatgataaaatttataagacTAACAATAAGGAGAAACCAGTAACAGAAATAATTGATGATATGGAGTCGCATGAGCAGAGACGTCCAGGAAAGATTATTTCTCATATACCAACTAATTCTCATGGTTGGTATTCTAGTGTGCTTAATGAAGGTAATTTGAAGCATATTAACAACATTAAGGTTGAAGGAACGACTAGAAAAGTGATACCTTTAACGTATGAGTTTGATAAAGACCGTGTACAAGATTTTGGCCTTAAGATAACAACCGTAGGTAAACCTCCTACCGACTTTTTGGACACAGGTGCAAGGCCTTCACCCAATAAGTTTAACATTGGTAGGCCATTTTCAAAGCAAAAAGATTCAGACAAACCTGCATCCACGTTTACAATCAAACCTAGTTATATACCATCTATTTACGTTTCAAATCAACCTGTTTATAATATACCAATCGTTGATAACTCGGATGAAGTACGTAATAAACCAACAGAAAATGTGAAACCTGTATACGAAACTTCAGAGGAAATTTTCGATGGCAAAGAAGGCATTGAGGAATCTGATGAAGAAATGTCGGGAGAGGTCAGTTCAGAATCAATGAAAATTCCGATAATCACTTCATCGAGTGAAAATAATACCGTCTCAAAATCTACGAATGAAATTGTACCGCCGGTAAATAAGGATAAGGTGGATCTTGTTAAATTTAACCCCGGTACTCAAACAGAAAAGCCATTCAGATCTACTAATAAGACAACGTTCCACTCTAATAATATGAATCcgatattcaataataatccTTACATGAAACCCAGACCTTTTACTGTAAATAACGCAATACCACTTGACCATCAGTTACAACAACCGCACTGGCAGATTAATGAAATGATGGAAAATAGTACAAATGCATCATATGAAGACAGTTTTGAACTGAATACAGGAGAAAAGATGAATGACAAACATTTGAATAAATCGATGGGTTCCGTCAATGAGACTAATGTTCATATCtatgaaaaacaaaatgactctaatattataacgtcTACAATTCACATAAAAGATAAGAAAccattattaataaagattCCAGATAGATCTACTTTGCCtacttttacaataaatacgGATGACGTGAATAATGCAACGGTAAGTGACATAATTGATTTGTCACCACCTCCTCAAAGAACAGATTATAATGTACGACCTTTACAACATAACGATTTAATTATGGGTATGAGTCCACCACCACCGGCTACCGTCTCGATTAATAGACATCCTACAAGAGCTCCTCAGACCGCTAGACCTGTTCCTGTTCGAACACCCCCACCTTATAGAAATGTACCACCGAGAACGTTGCCACCAAGACCTAACGCTCAACGGCCAGTTAAGAAACCAGCAATTCTCAACGATGATGTATCTACTTATAGGCCCACAAATgatatgtttaataaatacaaacgtCCTTACTTTAATCGTGACCAACCGTCATCTACGTTATTGCCTCCTCCTCGTGAACTTCCAACAGCAGTTCCTTCATTTAATTCAGAACCTGCTGCTACACTTGCGGCATCTTCTGTGTCAAATGTTATTTTCCCGACACCTACCTCATCAGGATGGTTAACCTCTTCGGGAGTAGAATTTTCgtctagttttaaatttaatcccACATCTGTTCAATATCCGGAAATAATAACATCGTCTAAATCAGACTCTGACTTGATCTCTTCAGATACATCCGCTGAAAATTCCTATTCTTATGAAGATGAGTCTAGTCAATCTAAATATGATAGTTCAGAAAATCCTGTGACCGAAAAGAGATATCCTAATGCACCATCCGATGATGAGCCTATGACACAATCTAGTGAAGTCAACAATAATACAGCTAATAATTCATCATCATATGAATCAAGCCAAGAAGATAGTACAACagataaaattaagataacaTCAATTATGGGTTCACGAAATAGAACACGTAAGCCATACCCGATTCGATCTGAtgatagaaaaacaaataaatataaaccttCATCTAAATCAAGCGTTATTGCACCGACCAGGACATTATCGAGACCAGAAGTATTATATCCTACTAGACAAGTTTCcattaagaaaattataagGCCAGGTGTAAGCCGTTACCCCAATACCCAACAATTCCATATGATAGAAAGTTCAGAAGCACCGCTCGAGGAAGATTTTATAAAACCTACACAATCTCTTAATATGTTTGACGATAAGTCCTCTGTTATACCTGAAATAACAGCAACAATTCAAAAAACTGTTACTTCGacattaacaattaataagAACCCAGAACCAACACATGTCGAAGTGTTGCATCATGCTGGCAATGAAATAAGAATATCAGACGAAATTGTTCCTACTAAGACCGAGTTTAAAACTACAGTAGTAACTCTAACAAAAACTCTTTCTGAACCTCCGAAGACAATATCAAGCGTTGGCTATGTTAATCTGACACATACTCTCACTGTCACACATACGAAAACAAGTCTTGTTAGTCAATCAGAAGGGGCTGTTACGCAAACTTTAGTTTTGACGAACACCCATACCTCGACTGTAGTAGACGTAATAACGGAAATTTACACACAAGTCCAACCGACCACTATAATTGAAACAGTAACAAAACATATTCCTATACCACAAGTTGAAGCCACACCTGTTCAAGAAATAACTTCAACAAAGGTATCTCTAGATGATATTTCTATGTCTTCAGAAGAAAAGgaaaactttataattaaagattcAGATGCCacagaaaatattcaaaagattgAGACTGAGGAAGACAAAGACAATGAGAGCTTCTTTGTAGTTATGAACAAATCTCAAAATGGAGGTAAATCACCACCAATAAGCACAGATATCGAAACTGGTGACTTTGATGGAATAACAAGAAATGAACAAGTGAACAGCAACGGCGTATCTCAAGTGCTGTTCGGTGAAATATTGTTAGCCGGAACACCTTATTTGGAGACAACAAACATTGGCCATGCCG GAATTGGTTTCGGTAAAGAATGTCAGCCAGACTGCAAGGCATCAAGAAATGAACGTTGTCAACGGATTGATGGTATGATGAAGTGCGTATGTAGACCTGGCTTTGCTAGAATGTTCCCAGATCGACCGTGTAAAC CAACCTACACATATTCAGTAAGCCTGGTCCTAGCATCGCAAGGTAACAAGCGGCTCAAGTTCCACCCCAACCTAGCAGATAATTCTACCAAAGAATACCACAATCTTGCTATAGCTACCCACGAGGGTATAAACAGAATGGTGATGCAATCAGACTTGAGAGATGTATTCCATGGTGTTCATATAACTGGATTCCATCCGATTGAGATGAAGGCAAAGAATAAAGAAGTGTACCAGGGTGTTGTTAATGATTTCTATGTACAg CTCTCCGACAATGCACATGAATACAGATTGAAGGAAGTAATTGAAAAATACTTGAGGAATAACAACTACAGTCTCGGAGGAACCGAAGTGCATGCGGCAGCTGATCTAATCGACAGGCTTAATGTTAGCG aCTTCGACGAATGCCTCAGCAGCCAATTCCACGATTGTTCGGAGCACGCCAAGTGCTTCAACCTCCGGGGCACATATACCTGCAGTTGTTTAGAAGGATTTGCTGATTTGAGTGTCAACACACTGTATCCTGGCAGGATTTGTTCTT CGGAAGCAGTTGGTTGCGACACATGCAACTACCACGGTACTTGCTTCGACAGAGAGAGTGCTGTCATCTGCGAATGCTTCAAGTGGTATGCTGGAAGGACCTGCCAGATTAATCTTAAAG CGGTACTAATAACAGTGACAGTCAGCGGTCTCCTCATAGTAGCGGCGGCGACAATCTACGCGTCACGGCGCTGCTGCGCGCCGCGCTCGCCGGCCACACAGACGTTCGTGATTGGCTGCATGCAGGGCATGCCGGGGCTGCATCAG GGTAACATGCCAAAACAGAGAGCTGATCGACGAGCACTTATAGCTGAGCGGGAGACTGCGGAGACTTGTAGCGTTCAGAATGCTTCTCTGCCTTACATACCAACAAAG CAACGTTCCCGCGCCAGCAATAAGATCGCGATGTCGGAGCCCCCCGCGCACTCCCCGCCGCCGCCCCCCGCGCCCGCCGTGCTCATCCCCCGCGCTCGCCTGCACCCGCACAGCGATAG CCGCGACAACCTTTCCCGAAAGAAGAGTCTAGAAGCATGTGCTGAGGCGAAATTGATCAGTTATTTAGAATCCGGTGCAACTAATGTTACTGAAgag ATGAGAAGAAAGCATAGTTTAGAATCGTCATATAGCGCTAACAAGGATCGACATAATAAACAAG gtGCGTTAGTATCGGCTGGATTTAAAGTATCAACAACGGTCCGTCCTGAAGATGGAATGAAGGAAGATGACGCTTCTTCGATAAACAAGACTGACGTTGATGGACAACTATCGAGATTTGATACTTTAAGGAAATCTTATtg cCAAGACGACAATATGTCTGAATGGACGGACGCTGAGCGTCGTTTGGGAGAGTT